The following proteins come from a genomic window of Streptomyces sp. GS7:
- a CDS encoding excisionase family DNA-binding protein — protein sequence MPSSSASERYLTIPEVAERLGTTERFPRRLVAERRIAFVKVGRHVRIAESVLAAYIAARTVQPARRFRSGYGQAA from the coding sequence ATGCCTTCTTCCAGCGCGTCCGAGCGCTATCTGACCATCCCCGAGGTCGCCGAGCGCCTCGGCACCACGGAGCGTTTCCCCCGCCGCCTCGTCGCTGAGCGCCGGATCGCCTTCGTCAAGGTCGGGCGGCACGTCCGTATCGCCGAGAGCGTGCTCGCCGCCTATATAGCGGCCCGCACCGTTCAGCCGGCACGACGGTTCCGCTCCGGCTACGGTCAGGCTGCCTGA
- a CDS encoding tyrosine-type recombinase/integrase, with translation MMARKPQRRREFGSVRQTESGRFQARYWAPDGKRRYAPKTFETKTEATTWLALTQADIERKHWADPDAGAVNFEDFARKWVNERGLAATTEDLYTRLLTRHIAPTFGTWDLDEIQPADVRVWRAERLKATNGAKTTVAKSYRLLKAILQTAVDDDLLKSNPCRIKGAGKEEADERDVAEVEQVYALAEAIGPRWRIMIFLGAFASLRPEELAELRRSDIDVDEGVVWIRRAAPELTNGKKVIGDPKSRAGKRAVYLPDFLVPELRRHLQWFAEKEPDGLLIVGERGAALRRSSFGRKWRKARIAAGLPDNFRFYDLRHTGNTLAADSGAKLKDLMVRAGQSSPKAQLIYQHSKKKHQRKLAKSIDAEVRQQRREAAEQLQAEERKHSG, from the coding sequence CTGATGGCGCGCAAGCCGCAGCGGCGGCGTGAATTCGGCAGTGTGCGCCAGACCGAGTCGGGGCGCTTCCAGGCCCGTTACTGGGCTCCGGACGGCAAGCGGCGCTATGCGCCGAAGACGTTCGAGACCAAGACGGAGGCAACGACCTGGCTCGCACTGACCCAGGCCGATATCGAGCGCAAGCACTGGGCCGACCCCGACGCCGGCGCCGTCAACTTCGAGGACTTCGCGAGGAAGTGGGTCAACGAGCGCGGCCTCGCAGCGACCACCGAGGACCTGTACACACGCTTGCTCACCAGGCACATCGCGCCCACGTTCGGCACATGGGACCTGGACGAGATCCAACCGGCGGATGTGCGCGTCTGGCGAGCCGAGCGGCTGAAGGCGACCAACGGTGCGAAGACGACAGTGGCCAAGTCCTACCGCCTGCTGAAGGCCATCCTTCAGACCGCGGTCGACGACGATCTCCTCAAGAGCAACCCGTGCCGTATCAAGGGCGCCGGCAAGGAGGAGGCCGACGAACGCGACGTCGCCGAGGTCGAACAGGTCTATGCCCTGGCCGAAGCCATCGGACCACGCTGGCGCATCATGATCTTCCTCGGGGCCTTCGCGTCCCTGCGTCCCGAAGAACTCGCCGAGCTGCGTCGCAGCGACATCGACGTCGACGAGGGCGTGGTGTGGATCAGGCGCGCCGCGCCGGAGCTGACCAACGGCAAGAAGGTGATCGGCGATCCGAAGTCGCGAGCGGGCAAGCGTGCCGTGTACCTGCCTGATTTCCTGGTGCCCGAGCTGCGTCGCCACCTTCAGTGGTTCGCCGAGAAGGAACCGGACGGACTCCTCATCGTGGGCGAGCGCGGGGCCGCTCTGCGACGGTCCTCCTTCGGGCGCAAGTGGCGCAAGGCACGCATCGCCGCGGGACTGCCGGACAACTTCCGCTTCTACGATCTGCGCCATACCGGTAACACCCTGGCGGCCGACTCCGGTGCGAAGCTCAAGGACCTCATGGTCCGCGCGGGCCAGTCCAGCCCCAAGGCTCAGCTGATCTACCAGCACTCCAAGAAGAAGCACCAGCGCAAGCTCGCGAAGAGCATCGACGCCGAGGTGCGTCAGCAGCGTCGGGAGGCAGCCGAGCAACTTCAGGCGGAGGAGCGGAAGCACTCCGGCTGA
- a CDS encoding PP2C family protein-serine/threonine phosphatase, translating to MSGLAAIPEGVQGGDVAAQQRLAGLRQSWQSSHALLAIPVALILVITVADINSPADVHLGPALVIAPAITASFAGPRLTGVIGVLAVAAQVIIGVSHGGLTTTNHVVQIATLTVLSVLIVFFCAVRERRSRQLAQVRSVAEAAQHVLLWPLPDRIGPLQVACLYLAAEDEAQIGGDLYAATRTEHGARLMIGDVRGKGLPAIGEAALLLGAFREAAHQHTTLPALAAGLEQSVARYLADFEPEEEAGERFATTLLLEIPDEDPITRLTSCGHPPPLLLRPGEAVTVLVHPAPPLGVGHTGPQDYTLDVFSFEPGDTLLLYTDGVIEARDPAGEFYPFTERAAQWTDASPETLLHHIRRDLLAHAGGRLDDDAALIAIRRTTTPHPRRRHGRLIHGGGFRHGSTTSQ from the coding sequence ATGTCCGGGCTCGCGGCCATCCCCGAGGGGGTGCAGGGTGGAGACGTGGCAGCCCAGCAGCGCCTTGCCGGTCTGCGGCAGTCATGGCAGTCCAGCCATGCGCTGCTGGCGATCCCTGTTGCGCTCATCCTGGTGATCACTGTGGCGGACATCAACTCTCCCGCGGACGTCCACCTGGGACCGGCGCTGGTCATCGCACCCGCGATCACCGCTTCGTTCGCCGGTCCCCGGCTGACCGGGGTGATCGGCGTTCTGGCCGTGGCGGCCCAGGTGATCATTGGCGTGTCTCACGGCGGGCTGACCACAACGAACCACGTGGTGCAGATCGCCACCCTCACGGTGCTCTCGGTTTTGATCGTGTTCTTCTGCGCGGTGCGCGAGCGGCGCAGTCGGCAATTGGCCCAGGTGCGGTCGGTGGCCGAGGCCGCGCAGCACGTCCTGCTGTGGCCGCTGCCGGACCGGATCGGGCCGCTGCAGGTCGCCTGCCTGTATCTGGCGGCTGAGGACGAGGCTCAGATCGGCGGCGATCTGTACGCGGCCACCCGCACCGAGCACGGGGCCCGCTTGATGATCGGTGACGTGCGGGGCAAGGGCCTGCCCGCCATCGGCGAGGCCGCCCTGCTGCTCGGCGCCTTCCGCGAGGCCGCCCACCAGCACACCACACTGCCGGCGCTGGCCGCTGGGCTGGAACAGAGCGTCGCCCGCTACCTGGCCGACTTCGAACCAGAGGAGGAGGCCGGGGAACGCTTCGCCACCACCTTGCTGCTGGAGATCCCCGACGAGGACCCCATCACCCGACTGACCAGCTGCGGCCACCCTCCGCCACTGCTGCTACGGCCGGGTGAAGCGGTCACCGTTCTCGTGCACCCCGCACCCCCGCTGGGGGTGGGCCACACGGGACCGCAGGACTACACCCTCGATGTGTTCTCCTTCGAGCCCGGAGACACCCTCCTGCTCTATACCGACGGCGTCATCGAAGCCCGCGACCCTGCCGGCGAGTTCTACCCGTTCACGGAACGGGCAGCCCAGTGGACCGACGCCAGCCCCGAGACGCTTTTGCATCACATCCGGCGCGATCTTCTCGCCCACGCCGGCGGACGCCTCGACGACGACGCCGCCCTGATCGCGATCCGCCGCACGACCACTCCGCACCCGAGGCGCCGCCACGGGAGACTCATCCATGGCGGCGGATTCCGCCACGGCTCCACAACAAGCCAATGA
- the dcd gene encoding dCTP deaminase, protein MLLSDKDIRAEIDAGRVRIDPYDESMVQPSSIDVRLDRYFRVFENHRYPHIDPAVEQPDLTREVIPEGDEAFILHPGEFVLASTYEVISLPDDLASRLEGKSSLGRLGLLTHSTAGFIDPGFSGHVTLELSNVATLPIKLWPGMKIGQLCMFRLTSPAEHSYGSERYGSRYQGQRGPTPSRSFKNFHRTQV, encoded by the coding sequence GTGCTTCTCTCAGACAAGGACATCCGGGCCGAGATCGACGCGGGTCGGGTGCGCATCGACCCCTATGACGAGTCGATGGTGCAGCCGTCCAGCATCGACGTGCGGCTCGATCGCTATTTCCGGGTGTTCGAGAACCACCGCTACCCGCACATCGACCCGGCCGTCGAGCAGCCCGATCTGACCCGCGAGGTCATTCCGGAGGGGGACGAGGCGTTCATCCTGCACCCCGGCGAGTTCGTGCTGGCCTCGACGTACGAGGTCATCTCGCTGCCCGACGATCTCGCGTCGCGGCTGGAGGGGAAGTCCAGCCTGGGGCGCCTGGGGCTGCTGACGCATTCCACCGCCGGGTTCATCGACCCGGGGTTCAGCGGGCACGTGACGCTGGAGCTGAGCAATGTCGCGACGCTGCCGATCAAGCTGTGGCCGGGAATGAAGATCGGGCAGCTGTGCATGTTCCGGCTGACGTCGCCGGCGGAGCACTCCTACGGCAGCGAGCGCTACGGCTCGCGGTATCAGGGGCAGCGCGGTCCGACGCCGTCCCGGTCGTTCAAGAACTTCCACCGTACGCAGGTGTGA
- a CDS encoding phosphoribosyltransferase — MGDVRENLTYERFGGAIRELAQTIADDGYEPDIVLSIARGGVFVAGGLAYALDCKNIHLVNVEFYTGVGTTLEMPVMLAPVPNAIDFSEKKVLIADDVADTGKTLKLVHDFCQGTVAEVRSAVIYEKSQSLVKCEYVWKRTDDWINFPWSVEAPVVRRDGQILDA, encoded by the coding sequence GTGGGTGACGTGCGGGAGAACCTGACGTACGAGCGGTTCGGCGGGGCGATCCGTGAGCTGGCGCAGACGATCGCGGATGACGGGTACGAGCCCGACATCGTGCTGTCGATCGCCCGCGGCGGGGTGTTCGTGGCCGGCGGGCTGGCGTACGCGCTGGACTGCAAGAACATCCACCTGGTGAACGTGGAGTTCTACACCGGCGTCGGGACCACCCTGGAGATGCCGGTCATGCTGGCGCCGGTGCCCAACGCGATCGACTTCTCGGAGAAGAAGGTGCTGATCGCGGATGACGTCGCCGACACCGGCAAGACGCTGAAGCTGGTGCACGACTTCTGCCAGGGGACCGTGGCGGAGGTGCGCAGCGCGGTGATCTACGAGAAGTCGCAGTCGCTGGTGAAGTGCGAGTACGTGTGGAAGCGCACGGATGACTGGATCAACTTCCCGTGGAGCGTCGAAGCTCCCGTGGTCCGGCGGGACGGGCAGATCCTCGACGCGTGA
- a CDS encoding ricin-type beta-trefoil lectin domain protein, translating into MVHGRRGHRWRSGRRLRAAVAASAVALTAAFTVTAGGASAAQVPSAGARSARPLSVRPLSPELERIRARQAAELYGDSAVRPVAERKTSLISLGDSEISGEGVGTYEPGTDGPTNWCHRSPDSAIHRTGIAADVTYNVACSGAYSGNIRIGGSKQYPDELVQSDSLAIAARNTRLKMVLLVAGANDDLQFGPVMTDCVEHWFLLQGTCEPKYQPGWQARVDGLVPKIEATVRDLRTVMRGAGYADGDYRLVVMSYPSPIGPDVEDNPNYPGKLPGGCTGYTSDAAWGRNAAVPAFERGMRKIAQDTGASYLDASRLFHGHEVCMADTWARGLYVNITNPFPPDANSVRQSFHPNVRGHGAFASCLTQLYAAPQLREAACADPANTGQPKLYPGAWDDAFRPLKNAGTGSCLDADGGASRNGTAVGGWDCNGQRNQGWWYDPEQKSVHVELTHARCLDVPGGRYEVGAALVLWNCSGVGNQQFVRDGGTLRPAAAPSLCLTLGAAKDPLRLQRCDGTAGQRFA; encoded by the coding sequence ATGGTGCACGGCAGACGCGGACACAGGTGGCGGAGCGGGCGGCGATTACGTGCCGCCGTGGCGGCCTCGGCGGTGGCGCTGACCGCCGCGTTCACGGTGACGGCGGGCGGTGCGAGCGCCGCGCAGGTGCCCTCCGCCGGGGCGCGCTCCGCGCGGCCGTTGTCCGTGCGGCCGCTCTCGCCGGAACTGGAGAGGATCCGGGCGCGGCAGGCGGCGGAACTGTACGGCGACTCCGCCGTGCGGCCGGTCGCGGAGCGGAAGACCTCGCTGATCTCGCTGGGGGACAGCGAGATTTCCGGGGAGGGCGTCGGGACGTACGAGCCGGGCACCGACGGGCCCACCAACTGGTGCCACCGGTCGCCGGATTCGGCGATCCACCGGACCGGGATCGCGGCCGACGTGACCTACAACGTCGCCTGCTCCGGCGCGTACAGCGGCAATATCCGGATCGGCGGCAGCAAGCAGTATCCGGATGAGCTGGTGCAGAGCGACAGCCTGGCGATCGCGGCCCGCAACACGCGGCTGAAGATGGTGCTGCTGGTGGCCGGGGCCAATGACGATCTCCAGTTCGGGCCGGTGATGACGGACTGCGTCGAGCACTGGTTCCTGCTCCAGGGCACCTGTGAGCCGAAGTACCAGCCGGGCTGGCAGGCGCGGGTCGACGGGCTGGTGCCCAAAATCGAGGCGACGGTGCGGGACCTGCGGACCGTGATGCGGGGCGCGGGGTACGCCGACGGCGACTACCGGCTCGTGGTGATGTCGTATCCGAGCCCGATCGGGCCGGATGTGGAGGACAACCCGAATTACCCGGGCAAGCTGCCGGGCGGGTGCACCGGATACACGTCGGACGCGGCGTGGGGGCGGAACGCCGCGGTGCCGGCGTTCGAGCGCGGGATGCGGAAGATCGCGCAGGACACGGGGGCCAGCTATCTCGACGCCTCGCGGTTGTTCCACGGCCACGAGGTGTGCATGGCCGATACGTGGGCCCGCGGGCTGTACGTGAACATCACCAACCCCTTCCCGCCGGACGCGAATTCGGTCCGCCAGTCGTTCCACCCGAACGTGCGCGGGCACGGCGCCTTCGCGTCCTGCCTGACGCAGCTGTACGCGGCGCCGCAGCTGCGCGAGGCGGCCTGCGCGGACCCGGCGAACACCGGGCAGCCGAAGCTCTACCCGGGCGCCTGGGACGACGCCTTCCGGCCGCTGAAGAACGCCGGGACAGGCAGCTGCCTGGACGCCGACGGCGGCGCCAGCCGCAACGGGACCGCGGTCGGCGGCTGGGACTGCAACGGGCAGCGCAATCAGGGCTGGTGGTACGACCCGGAGCAGAAGTCGGTCCATGTGGAGCTGACCCACGCCCGGTGCCTGGACGTGCCGGGCGGGCGCTACGAGGTGGGCGCCGCGCTGGTGCTCTGGAACTGCTCGGGGGTGGGAAACCAGCAGTTCGTCCGGGACGGCGGGACCCTCCGGCCGGCCGCCGCGCCGTCGCTGTGCCTGACGCTGGGCGCCGCGAAGGACCCGCTCCGGCTGCAGCGGTGCGACGGGACGGCGGGTCAGCGGTTCGCGTGA
- a CDS encoding Yip1 family protein, translating to MGRGRDARPAQNGQQQGHQGPHAPYGQQGPYGQQPPPPHGQWVPPQAPPRPYGAPPGGPRPQGQPEYLDNGGYQDAGPSYAPYSDDNSPSRTREFRVGEAPDAYGDGYGPADGEYAAGGTYRAGQTTAPPAGPRLHWKQLLSGVVLRPTPTFWQMRDHTLWGPALIVSFVYGLLAVFGFEKARADVLNATLGNSVPWVLITAVMFVIGGLILGAVTHTMARQLGGDGAWQPTVGLSMLVMTIPDAPRLLFAMFLGGDSPLVQVLGWATWLATGYLLASMVGKSHDLPWPKALGASAIQLVALLALVKLGTL from the coding sequence ATGGGTCGCGGACGGGATGCCCGCCCCGCGCAGAACGGACAGCAGCAGGGGCACCAGGGGCCGCACGCACCGTACGGGCAGCAAGGGCCGTACGGGCAGCAGCCCCCGCCTCCGCACGGCCAGTGGGTGCCCCCGCAGGCGCCGCCGCGGCCGTACGGCGCTCCCCCGGGCGGCCCGCGCCCGCAGGGGCAGCCCGAGTACCTCGACAACGGCGGCTATCAGGACGCGGGCCCGTCCTACGCGCCGTACTCCGACGACAACTCCCCGAGCCGCACCCGGGAGTTCAGAGTGGGCGAGGCCCCCGACGCGTACGGGGACGGGTACGGCCCCGCCGACGGCGAGTACGCGGCCGGCGGCACCTACCGCGCCGGCCAGACGACGGCGCCGCCGGCCGGCCCCCGGCTGCACTGGAAGCAGCTGCTGTCCGGTGTGGTGCTGCGCCCCACCCCGACGTTCTGGCAGATGCGGGACCACACGCTCTGGGGCCCGGCGCTGATCGTCAGCTTCGTCTACGGCCTGCTGGCGGTCTTCGGCTTCGAGAAGGCGCGCGCGGATGTGCTGAACGCCACGCTCGGCAACAGCGTCCCCTGGGTGCTGATCACCGCCGTGATGTTCGTCATCGGCGGTCTGATCCTGGGCGCGGTCACCCACACCATGGCCCGCCAGCTGGGCGGCGACGGCGCCTGGCAGCCCACCGTCGGCCTGTCCATGCTGGTCATGACGATCCCGGACGCGCCCCGGCTGCTGTTCGCGATGTTCCTGGGCGGCGACAGCCCGCTGGTGCAGGTCCTGGGCTGGGCCACCTGGCTCGCCACCGGCTATCTGCTGGCCTCCATGGTCGGCAAGTCGCACGACCTGCCGTGGCCCAAGGCCCTGGGCGCGTCCGCGATCCAGCTGGTCGCCCTGCTGGCCCTGGTGAAGCTCGGCACGCTGTAG
- a CDS encoding IS481 family transposase has product MPHRNAPLTETGRLRLARCVVDEGWTLRRAAERFQVSPTTAQRWADRYRLLGEAGMADRSSRPHHSPRRTPTRTERRIIKVRLLRRWGPARIAHLLRLVPSTVHRVLTRFGLARLTHLDRATGRPIRRYERDRPGELVHVDIKKLGNIPDGGGHRTLGRQAGRKTRSGVGYSYIHTAVDDHSRLAYSEIHTDEKKETATAFWTRAQTFFTTCGITVERVLTDNGACYKSHTWRDALAAAGITHKRTRPYRPQTNGKVERFNRTLLDEWAYAKPYRSETERREAFPQWLHTYNHHRGHTALKGKPPASRVPNLTGQYT; this is encoded by the coding sequence GTGCCCCACCGTAATGCACCCCTGACCGAGACTGGACGGCTGCGTCTGGCCCGCTGCGTCGTCGACGAGGGCTGGACCCTGCGGCGGGCCGCCGAACGCTTCCAGGTCTCGCCCACCACCGCCCAACGCTGGGCCGACCGCTACCGGCTGCTGGGTGAGGCGGGGATGGCAGACCGTTCAAGCCGCCCACACCACAGCCCGCGCCGCACCCCGACACGCACGGAACGGCGCATCATCAAGGTCCGCCTCCTGCGCCGGTGGGGCCCGGCCCGCATCGCCCACCTGCTGCGACTGGTCCCCTCGACCGTGCACCGCGTGCTGACCCGGTTCGGCCTGGCCCGCCTGACCCACCTGGACCGGGCCACAGGCCGGCCGATACGCCGCTACGAACGCGACCGCCCCGGCGAGTTGGTCCACGTGGACATCAAGAAGCTCGGCAACATCCCCGACGGCGGCGGCCACAGGACACTCGGCCGGCAAGCAGGCCGCAAGACCCGCTCGGGAGTCGGCTACAGCTACATCCACACCGCCGTCGACGACCACTCCCGCCTGGCCTACAGCGAGATCCACACCGACGAGAAAAAGGAGACCGCCACCGCCTTCTGGACCCGGGCCCAAACGTTCTTCACCACCTGCGGCATCACCGTCGAACGCGTCCTGACCGACAACGGCGCCTGCTACAAGTCCCACACCTGGCGCGATGCCCTCGCAGCAGCCGGGATCACCCACAAGCGAACCCGGCCCTACCGACCACAGACCAACGGCAAAGTCGAACGCTTCAACCGCACCCTGCTTGACGAATGGGCCTACGCGAAGCCCTACCGCTCAGAGACCGAACGCCGCGAAGCGTTCCCCCAATGGCTCCACACCTACAATCACCACCGCGGACACACCGCGCTCAAGGGCAAACCACCCGCCAGCCGCGTCCCCAACCTCACAGGGCAATACACCTAG
- a CDS encoding GNAT family N-acetyltransferase — translation MAQETRGTAPAPSPVEIRAAEPADAAGIAAVHRESRRVAMPYLPPQRRSHGEVTHWIRESVLPRCHTVVAARGPEILGYAAVDGDLLDQLYLRPDVRHAGIGSRLLAEARRHSPGGLSLHVFQQNTGARAFYAHHGFTVVATGDGSGNMENLPELTLRWTPAPSGPDPADRP, via the coding sequence ATGGCACAGGAGACCCGCGGCACCGCGCCCGCCCCGTCACCCGTCGAGATCCGCGCCGCCGAGCCCGCCGACGCCGCCGGCATCGCCGCCGTCCACCGGGAATCGCGGCGCGTCGCCATGCCGTACCTGCCGCCCCAGCGGCGCAGCCACGGCGAGGTCACCCACTGGATCCGGGAGAGCGTGCTGCCCCGCTGCCACACCGTGGTCGCGGCCCGCGGCCCGGAGATCCTCGGCTACGCCGCCGTCGACGGCGACCTCCTCGACCAGCTCTACCTCCGCCCGGACGTCCGCCACGCCGGCATCGGCAGCCGGCTGCTCGCCGAGGCGCGGCGGCACAGCCCCGGCGGCTTGTCGCTGCACGTCTTCCAGCAGAACACCGGCGCCCGGGCGTTCTACGCCCACCACGGCTTCACCGTCGTGGCCACCGGCGACGGCAGCGGCAACATGGAGAACCTCCCGGAGCTGACCCTGCGCTGGACCCCGGCACCTTCCGGCCCCGACCCGGCGGACAGGCCCTAG
- a CDS encoding (Fe-S)-binding protein: MQLAAIIVSLVLIAVGVALFGRAILQIYRQLRLGQSVPAGTRTDEPVQRTVTVAKEFVGHTRMNRWGVVGVAHWFVAVGFLTLLLTIVNAIGQLFKADWLLPFLGNWLPWELWVEGMGTLTTVGIIVLIVIRQLSRPGGAGRKSRFAGSNTGQAYFVEGVILIVGVCIVMLHALEGAQHGVDHYEAAYFVTYPVVAALKGLSVGTLQNLTYLFAGIKIATSFIWMITVALKTDMGVAWHRFLAFPNIWFKREADGGTALGALQPMTSGGKPIDFEDPGEDDQFGVSQIEHFSWKGLLDFATCTECGRCQSQCPAWNTGKPLSPKLLIMSLRDHAHAKAPYLLAGGGKDAEGNEKGTEEQLKDVPAAALAEAERPLIGTLAENGVIDPDVLWSCTTCGACVEQCPVDIEHVDHIVDMRRYQVMIESSFPSEAGTMLKNLEKKGNPWGLAKKQRLAWTKEVDFEVPVVGKDVEDLTEVDYLYWVGCAGALEDRAKKTTKAFAELLHIAGVKFAIMGGDEACTGDSARRLGNEFLFQQLGQQNVEALNMAFGEDSEDESTKKPKASKKIVATCPHCFNTIANEYPQLGGEFEVIHHTQLLQHLIDEGKLIPVTPVEGLITYHDPCYLGRHNKVYTPPREIIAKVPGLRNEEMHRHKERGFCCGAGGARMWMEERIGKRINNERVDEALSLNPDIVSTACPFCLVMLTDSVNGKKNDGKAKESIQVVDVAQLLLDSVRTPIDPPSDDAESADAPEPEPVK; encoded by the coding sequence ATGCAACTCGCCGCGATCATCGTGTCGCTGGTCCTAATCGCGGTCGGCGTAGCGCTGTTCGGCCGTGCCATCCTGCAGATCTACCGCCAGCTGCGGCTCGGCCAGTCCGTCCCCGCCGGTACCCGCACCGACGAGCCCGTGCAGCGCACGGTCACGGTCGCCAAGGAGTTCGTCGGCCACACCCGGATGAACCGCTGGGGCGTCGTCGGTGTGGCGCACTGGTTCGTGGCGGTCGGCTTCCTCACCCTGCTGCTGACGATCGTCAACGCCATCGGCCAGCTCTTCAAGGCCGACTGGCTGCTGCCGTTCCTCGGCAACTGGCTGCCCTGGGAGCTGTGGGTCGAGGGCATGGGCACGCTGACGACCGTGGGCATCATCGTCCTGATCGTCATCCGGCAGCTGAGCAGGCCGGGCGGGGCGGGCCGCAAGTCCCGCTTCGCGGGCTCCAACACCGGCCAGGCGTACTTCGTCGAGGGCGTCATCCTCATCGTCGGCGTCTGCATCGTGATGCTGCACGCCCTGGAGGGCGCCCAGCACGGCGTCGACCACTACGAGGCGGCGTACTTCGTCACGTACCCGGTGGTCGCGGCGCTGAAGGGGCTGAGCGTCGGCACGCTGCAGAACCTGACGTACCTCTTCGCCGGCATCAAGATCGCGACGTCCTTCATCTGGATGATCACGGTCGCCCTCAAGACCGACATGGGCGTGGCCTGGCACCGCTTCCTGGCCTTCCCCAACATCTGGTTCAAGCGCGAGGCGGACGGCGGGACGGCGCTCGGCGCGCTCCAGCCGATGACGTCGGGCGGCAAGCCGATCGACTTCGAGGACCCGGGCGAGGACGACCAGTTCGGCGTCTCCCAGATCGAGCACTTCTCCTGGAAGGGCCTGCTGGACTTCGCCACCTGCACCGAGTGCGGCCGGTGCCAGTCGCAGTGCCCCGCCTGGAACACCGGCAAGCCGCTCTCCCCGAAGCTGCTGATCATGTCGCTGCGCGACCACGCGCACGCCAAGGCGCCGTACCTGCTCGCCGGCGGCGGCAAGGACGCCGAGGGCAACGAGAAGGGGACCGAGGAGCAGCTCAAGGACGTGCCGGCCGCCGCCCTCGCGGAGGCCGAGCGCCCGCTGATCGGCACCCTCGCCGAGAACGGCGTCATCGACCCCGACGTGCTGTGGTCCTGCACCACCTGCGGCGCCTGCGTCGAGCAGTGCCCGGTCGACATCGAGCACGTCGACCACATCGTCGACATGCGCCGCTACCAGGTCATGATCGAGTCCTCGTTCCCGTCCGAGGCGGGCACGATGCTCAAGAACCTGGAGAAGAAGGGCAACCCCTGGGGCCTGGCCAAGAAGCAGCGCCTCGCGTGGACCAAGGAGGTCGACTTCGAGGTCCCGGTCGTCGGCAAGGACGTCGAGGACCTCACCGAGGTCGACTACCTCTACTGGGTCGGCTGCGCCGGCGCCCTGGAGGACCGCGCCAAGAAGACCACCAAGGCGTTCGCCGAGCTGCTGCACATCGCGGGCGTGAAGTTCGCGATCATGGGCGGCGACGAGGCGTGCACCGGTGACTCCGCCCGCCGCCTGGGCAACGAGTTCCTCTTCCAGCAGCTGGGCCAGCAGAACGTCGAGGCGCTGAACATGGCCTTCGGCGAGGACAGCGAGGACGAGTCGACGAAGAAGCCCAAGGCGTCGAAGAAGATCGTGGCGACCTGCCCGCACTGCTTCAACACCATCGCCAACGAATACCCGCAGCTGGGCGGCGAGTTCGAGGTCATCCACCACACCCAGCTGCTCCAGCACCTGATCGACGAGGGCAAGCTGATCCCCGTCACGCCGGTCGAGGGCCTGATCACGTACCACGACCCGTGCTACCTGGGCCGTCACAACAAGGTCTACACGCCGCCGCGCGAGATCATCGCCAAGGTGCCGGGCCTGCGCAACGAGGAGATGCACCGCCACAAGGAGCGCGGCTTCTGCTGCGGCGCCGGCGGCGCCCGGATGTGGATGGAGGAGCGGATCGGCAAGCGCATCAACAACGAGCGCGTCGACGAGGCCCTCTCCCTCAACCCCGACATCGTCTCCACCGCCTGCCCGTTCTGCCTGGTCATGCTGACCGACTCGGTCAACGGCAAGAAGAACGACGGGAAGGCGAAGGAGTCCATCCAGGTCGTCGACGTGGCCCAGCTGCTGCTGGACTCCGTCAGGACCCCGATCGACCCGCCGTCGGACGACGCCGAGTCGGCGGACGCGCCGGAGCCCGAGCCGGTGAAGTAG